A section of the Gammaproteobacteria bacterium genome encodes:
- the dctP gene encoding TRAP transporter substrate-binding protein DctP, giving the protein MARICTLIFLACFIGTPALAGTFKIATLAPDGTRWMKEMKQGADEIEQRTAGRVKFRFYPGGVMGNDKAVLRKIRIGQLHGGAITGGGLSEIYPDGQVYSIPLAFRSYEEVDYVRQKMDQKLIEGVRQAGFVSFGFSEGGFAYLMSNSPITKAADLRGHKVWSPENDDLSRAAFEATNVAPITLPLSDVLTGLQTGLIDTIGSSAMGAIALQWHTKIKHITDIPLVYLYGTMIIERKEMEKLSPQDQQVVQEVMTRVFKQLDKLNRDDNESARVVLKKQGITFTVPTDTDQQTWRGAVSTSIEGMIKKGIFSQAIVTEFHKQLQDFRAKSH; this is encoded by the coding sequence ATGGCTCGTATCTGCACCCTGATTTTTCTCGCCTGTTTCATAGGTACCCCCGCGCTTGCGGGCACATTCAAGATTGCAACCCTGGCGCCAGATGGTACCCGCTGGATGAAGGAGATGAAACAAGGCGCAGATGAAATCGAGCAACGCACCGCAGGGCGCGTCAAATTTCGTTTTTATCCGGGCGGCGTCATGGGTAATGACAAGGCTGTATTGCGTAAAATTCGCATCGGACAATTACATGGCGGCGCAATTACCGGCGGCGGCCTTTCCGAAATTTATCCCGATGGCCAGGTTTACAGTATTCCCCTCGCCTTCCGTTCTTATGAGGAAGTCGATTATGTGCGCCAGAAAATGGATCAAAAATTGATCGAGGGCGTGCGCCAGGCCGGATTTGTCAGCTTTGGTTTTAGTGAAGGTGGCTTTGCCTATCTCATGTCCAATAGCCCAATCACCAAGGCCGCCGACTTGCGTGGGCATAAGGTCTGGTCACCCGAAAATGATGATCTGAGTCGCGCTGCATTCGAAGCCACAAACGTGGCGCCGATTACCCTGCCACTCAGCGATGTATTAACTGGCCTGCAAACGGGGCTCATTGATACCATCGGCAGCTCGGCCATGGGGGCCATCGCCTTGCAGTGGCACACCAAGATCAAGCACATAACGGATATTCCCCTGGTATATCTCTATGGCACGATGATCATCGAGCGCAAGGAAATGGAAAAACTGAGCCCTCAAGATCAGCAAGTGGTTCAGGAAGTCATGACGCGTGTCTTCAAACAACTGGACAAACTCAATCGCGACGATAACGAGTCCGCCCGTGTTGTGCTTAAGAAACAGGGCATCACCTTCACTGTTCCCACCGATACTGATCAGCAAACCTGGCGTGGCGCCGTGAGCACCTCGATTGAAGGTATGATCAAGAAAGGTATCTTCAGCCAGGCGATTGTCACTGAATTTCACAAACAGCTACAGGATTTTCGTGCCAAATCTCATTAA
- a CDS encoding TRAP transporter small permease codes for MSRLLQILIWSENALMALLLTAMILIAASQIILRNFFDYGIAWSDPLLRIMMLWLGLFGAMLASREHNHISIDVLSRFLPKAGQRIASLITHLFSSFICGIISYYSWQFVMSEKAADIIAFETIPAWLCEIIIPISFGVMSLRFTGRCLIDLTGHDIFPVSSSTNDSA; via the coding sequence ATGAGCCGTTTGCTCCAGATCCTGATCTGGAGCGAAAATGCGCTGATGGCATTGTTGTTGACGGCCATGATTCTAATTGCTGCGAGCCAAATTATACTCCGCAATTTTTTTGATTATGGTATTGCCTGGAGCGATCCTTTGCTGCGCATCATGATGCTGTGGCTCGGTCTTTTTGGCGCCATGCTGGCCTCACGTGAACATAACCATATCAGCATCGATGTCTTATCACGCTTTTTACCCAAAGCTGGACAGCGCATCGCCTCATTGATAACACATCTGTTCAGCAGCTTTATATGCGGAATTATTAGTTATTATTCATGGCAGTTCGTGATGTCCGAAAAAGCCGCGGATATTATCGCCTTTGAAACTATCCCCGCCTGGCTATGCGAAATCATCATTCCCATCAGCTTCGGTGTTATGAGCCTGCGTTTCACTGGTCGTTGCCTGATTGACTTGACAGGCCATGATATTTTTCCAGTGTCCTCATCGACCAATGATTCGGCATAA
- a CDS encoding SRPBCC family protein, whose product MAEFKFVTVWRIEAPLVQVCDAISHCRHWPNWWKAVEKVEIFESGGTDGVGSLRRFTWKGWLPYRLTFDLRVTRAVPLMILEGYASGEVEGIGRWYFFNDGVMTIVRYEWHVRTNRRWMNLIAPFAWPLFKWNHDYVMRQGGKGLARLLNARLVSQAHD is encoded by the coding sequence ATGGCTGAATTTAAATTTGTTACTGTTTGGCGGATCGAAGCACCTTTGGTGCAGGTATGCGACGCCATCTCTCATTGCCGGCACTGGCCGAATTGGTGGAAGGCGGTGGAGAAGGTCGAGATATTTGAGTCAGGGGGTACGGATGGGGTCGGCAGTTTGCGACGTTTTACCTGGAAAGGCTGGTTACCTTACCGGTTGACCTTTGACTTGCGAGTTACGCGCGCAGTGCCGCTGATGATTCTCGAAGGATATGCCAGCGGCGAGGTGGAGGGTATCGGACGCTGGTATTTCTTTAATGATGGCGTGATGACAATCGTGCGCTATGAGTGGCATGTGCGCACCAATCGGCGCTGGATGAATCTTATTGCGCCGTTCGCATGGCCTTTATTTAAATGGAATCATGATTATGTGATGCGCCAAGGTGGTAAGGGGTTGGCGCGTCTGTTGAACGCCCGGCTGGTGAGCCAGGCACATGATTAA
- a CDS encoding cation-translocating P-type ATPase — protein sequence MAQNISQTSLWHTLAATQVLSTLAVDNSGLSAAESAIRLAQTGPNALPKGRRNSLAQMFGSQFTDFMIIVLLVAAVVSGLLGDLIDSLVIVIIVLLNALIGTVQEYRAAQAMAALKALAGFQARVVREGQVLAVAAADLVPGDMVLIEAGDVVPADLRLLESARLQADEAALTGESRAIDKITESLDKPDLPLGDRINMAFKGTVITHGRGRGVVVATGLATELGKIALLLEDADSGQTPLQKRLARFGKRLALAVLAICAILFVGGLLRGEPAMLMFLTAVSLAVAAIPEALPAVITMTLAIGARRMSREQALIRHLPAVETLGSVTFICADKTGTLTQNKMHAEVVVCAGIRSTKLLPAEAASDAWRHLAQAMALNNDVRAGDRELWIGDPTEVALLAAATQAGYAKLELEKQFPRCCELPFDATRKRMSTIHRAADQYIAYVKGAPEQVLAYCTAAMGLEFDRRAILAQADALAAEGYRVLAYACRSMPQVPTLTPEHIETDLSFLGLVALIDPPRAEVPAAIEDCRTAGITPVMITGDHPATARVIAQRLGLMGAHDEVITGVELERMDDAEFDRRLAHVRVFARVSPEQKINIVSALQARGEFVAMTGDGVNDAPALKRADIGVAMGKKGTDVAREAADMVLLDDNFATIVTAVREGRRIFDNIRKFIRYGMTTNSGEIWTLMLAPMLGMPIPLTPIQILWINLVTDGLPGLALAAEPEERGIMRRPPRPPSESIFAGGMWQHIIWVGLLIGGLSVMTQAYAIAQGDAHWQTMVFTILTLTQLVHVMVIRSERESIFTMGIATNRMLLGAVLLTLALHMAVVYVPWLNGVFNTQPLSVEELAFCVAISMTVLVAVEIEKWAIRRGWLYRVSNEVTQ from the coding sequence ATGGCTCAAAATATTTCCCAAACTTCACTCTGGCATACCTTGGCGGCTACACAGGTATTGTCGACATTAGCTGTCGATAACTCGGGCTTATCGGCAGCCGAATCCGCTATTCGTTTGGCCCAAACGGGCCCAAACGCATTGCCTAAGGGGCGGCGTAATTCCTTGGCACAGATGTTCGGCAGTCAATTCACCGATTTCATGATCATTGTACTGCTGGTGGCGGCGGTCGTGTCTGGCTTGCTCGGTGATCTGATCGATAGCCTGGTGATTGTGATTATTGTGCTGCTGAACGCGTTGATCGGCACGGTGCAGGAATATCGAGCGGCGCAGGCGATGGCGGCGTTGAAGGCGCTGGCAGGTTTTCAGGCGCGGGTGGTGCGTGAGGGGCAGGTGTTGGCGGTGGCGGCGGCAGATCTGGTGCCCGGTGATATGGTGCTGATCGAGGCGGGCGATGTAGTGCCTGCGGATTTGCGCTTGCTGGAATCGGCACGCTTGCAGGCGGATGAGGCGGCACTGACGGGCGAATCGCGGGCCATAGATAAGATCACAGAGAGCTTGGACAAGCCTGATTTGCCCTTGGGTGATCGCATCAACATGGCCTTTAAGGGGACGGTGATCACGCATGGTCGTGGCCGTGGGGTGGTGGTGGCGACAGGCCTCGCGACCGAGTTGGGCAAGATTGCGTTGCTGCTGGAAGACGCCGACTCCGGTCAAACACCCTTGCAAAAGCGCTTGGCGCGGTTCGGCAAGCGCTTGGCGTTGGCGGTGTTGGCGATTTGCGCCATTTTGTTCGTCGGTGGTTTGCTGCGCGGTGAACCGGCGATGCTAATGTTCCTCACTGCGGTGAGTCTGGCGGTAGCGGCGATTCCGGAGGCGTTACCGGCAGTGATAACAATGACGCTGGCCATAGGTGCGCGCAGAATGAGCCGTGAGCAGGCATTGATCCGTCATTTGCCGGCGGTGGAGACTTTGGGTTCGGTGACGTTCATCTGTGCCGATAAAACGGGCACGCTGACGCAAAACAAGATGCACGCTGAGGTGGTGGTATGCGCAGGAATACGAAGTACGAAACTGTTGCCTGCTGAGGCCGCGAGCGATGCCTGGCGGCATTTGGCGCAGGCGATGGCGTTGAATAATGATGTGCGTGCTGGTGATCGCGAGCTATGGATCGGCGATCCAACGGAAGTGGCCTTGTTAGCGGCGGCGACGCAGGCGGGATATGCGAAGCTTGAGTTGGAAAAACAGTTTCCACGCTGCTGTGAATTACCTTTTGACGCCACTCGCAAGCGGATGTCGACGATTCATCGCGCTGCTGACCAGTATATTGCCTATGTGAAGGGTGCGCCGGAACAGGTGTTGGCCTACTGCACGGCGGCGATGGGGCTGGAATTTGATCGTCGGGCGATTTTGGCGCAGGCAGATGCGCTGGCAGCGGAAGGCTATCGCGTACTGGCGTATGCCTGCCGCAGCATGCCACAGGTGCCGACGCTGACGCCGGAGCATATTGAAACGGATTTATCATTCCTTGGGCTGGTGGCCTTGATTGATCCTCCACGCGCTGAGGTGCCTGCTGCTATTGAAGATTGCCGTACGGCGGGCATTACGCCGGTGATGATTACCGGCGATCATCCGGCCACGGCGCGGGTGATTGCGCAGCGCTTGGGATTGATGGGAGCGCATGACGAGGTGATTACCGGCGTTGAGCTTGAACGGATGGATGATGCCGAGTTCGATCGCAGGCTAGCGCATGTTCGCGTCTTTGCCCGTGTTTCGCCGGAGCAGAAGATCAATATCGTCAGCGCGTTGCAAGCGCGAGGTGAATTCGTTGCCATGACCGGTGATGGTGTGAATGATGCACCGGCGTTAAAACGCGCGGATATTGGTGTGGCGATGGGCAAGAAGGGTACTGATGTGGCGCGTGAAGCGGCGGACATGGTGTTGCTCGATGATAATTTCGCCACCATTGTCACCGCCGTGCGCGAAGGACGACGCATCTTTGACAATATTCGCAAATTTATCCGCTATGGCATGACGACCAATTCCGGTGAGATCTGGACGCTGATGTTGGCACCGATGCTCGGGATGCCTATTCCGTTAACACCCATCCAGATTTTATGGATCAATCTCGTCACCGATGGTTTACCGGGGCTGGCGTTAGCGGCGGAGCCGGAAGAACGCGGCATTATGCGGCGGCCACCCCGTCCACCGAGTGAAAGTATTTTTGCCGGTGGTATGTGGCAGCACATTATCTGGGTGGGGTTGTTGATCGGCGGTCTGAGTGTGATGACGCAGGCCTATGCTATCGCACAAGGTGATGCGCACTGGCAGACCATGGTGTTTACCATCTTGACGCTGACGCAACTGGTGCATGTGATGGTAATCCGCTCGGAACGGGAATCTATTTTTACGATGGGGATTGCCACTAATCGAATGCTGTTGGGTGCAGTGTTGTTGACGTTGGCATTGCATATGGCGGTGGTGTACGTCCCCTGGCTGAACGGTGTGTTCAATACCCAACCTCTGAGTGTGGAGGAATTAGCGTTTTGCGTGGCGATCTCGATGACGGTACTGGTGGCGGTGGAGATTGAAAAATGGGCGATCCGGCGAGGATGGCTGTATCGAGTGTCTAATGAGGTAACACAATGA
- the wrbA gene encoding NAD(P)H:quinone oxidoreductase: MTRILVLYYSMYGHIEAMAEAEAEGARSVAGVEAIIKRVPEIITEDNARALGVKLDQKAPIATTDELGEYDGILFGTPTRFGNMAAQMRNFLDQTGKLWINGTLIGKTAGVFTSTATQHGGQETTITSFHSTLLHQGMVIVGVPYSCKELMTMNEVSGGSPYGASTLAGNDGKRMPSTNELAIARFQGRHVAEITKRLAAH, encoded by the coding sequence ATGACCAGGATACTCGTACTTTATTACAGCATGTATGGCCATATCGAGGCGATGGCCGAGGCGGAAGCTGAAGGCGCGCGCAGCGTGGCGGGTGTAGAGGCTATCATCAAACGCGTCCCGGAAATCATTACTGAAGACAATGCACGCGCCCTTGGCGTTAAACTGGATCAGAAAGCGCCCATCGCCACCACAGATGAACTCGGCGAGTACGATGGCATACTCTTCGGCACGCCTACTCGCTTTGGCAATATGGCGGCGCAAATGCGCAATTTTCTCGATCAAACGGGAAAACTGTGGATCAACGGCACCCTCATCGGCAAAACTGCCGGGGTATTTACAAGCACTGCCACACAGCATGGCGGCCAGGAAACCACCATCACCTCTTTTCACTCGACCTTGTTGCATCAGGGTATGGTCATCGTAGGCGTGCCCTATTCCTGCAAGGAACTCATGACCATGAATGAAGTTTCTGGCGGCTCGCCTTACGGTGCCAGCACTCTTGCCGGTAACGATGGCAAACGCATGCCCAGCACAAACGAATTAGCGATTGCCCGTTTTCAAGGAAGACACGTGGCGGAAATTACCAAACGCCTCGCGGCTCACTAG
- a CDS encoding sodium:proline symporter — MHWREAIYAGIAAAIIASVAQIMLWWAFWDVLPEILYRDVRLTAAIILGRSVLSPPMTFDGTLMFVATLIHFSISILYSVALAGFISRFSLMISLLIGIIYGLSLFVVNMYGFTSLFPWFAETRDWITMLSHAMFGLSSAGAYKALSSR; from the coding sequence ATGCACTGGCGTGAGGCGATTTACGCTGGGATTGCTGCGGCAATCATTGCCAGCGTGGCGCAAATTATGCTGTGGTGGGCGTTCTGGGATGTGTTGCCGGAGATCTTGTACCGTGATGTGCGACTCACGGCGGCGATTATTTTAGGGCGTAGCGTCTTATCACCGCCCATGACATTTGATGGAACCCTGATGTTCGTTGCGACGCTGATCCACTTTTCAATTTCTATTTTGTACAGTGTGGCTTTGGCTGGATTTATCTCACGGTTCAGCCTAATGATTTCACTTCTGATAGGGATTATTTACGGCCTATCGTTGTTTGTGGTCAATATGTATGGGTTCACGAGTCTTTTTCCGTGGTTTGCCGAGACACGCGATTGGATTACGATGCTCAGCCACGCTATGTTTGGGTTATCGTCCGCAGGGGCCTATAAGGCACTGTCCAGCCGTTGA
- a CDS encoding cupredoxin domain-containing protein — protein sequence MKIGSVLWGGAVSIVLVLPVLAEEKSAQEAIRAVIDQDGKQRVEILGGSYFFKPDHIIVKANVPVELVVKRESGIVPHTFVLKIPESEIMIDESLSTEAKTIAFTPAAVGKYTFYCRNKLLFFKSHEQKGMKGVLEVVP from the coding sequence ATGAAGATTGGCTCAGTATTGTGGGGGGGCGCGGTATCAATAGTTCTCGTGCTGCCTGTTCTTGCCGAGGAGAAATCGGCACAGGAAGCTATTCGGGCGGTAATTGATCAGGATGGCAAACAACGGGTTGAGATCCTTGGCGGTAGTTATTTTTTCAAGCCTGATCACATTATCGTAAAAGCGAACGTACCGGTTGAATTGGTCGTAAAACGTGAATCTGGAATCGTGCCTCATACGTTCGTGTTGAAGATACCGGAATCGGAGATCATGATTGATGAATCTTTGAGCACGGAGGCGAAGACAATTGCGTTTACGCCTGCGGCGGTCGGGAAATACACCTTTTATTGCCGTAATAAGCTTCTTTTTTTTAAAAGCCATGAGCAAAAGGGCATGAAGGGTGTGCTTGAGGTTGTTCCATAG
- a CDS encoding DUF1571 domain-containing protein codes for MYPWTVLTVALLINDTVADTANPIDAAIDIYRNTIAYQVTLRSISRGKTEIIRYYFKKPGYVRMEFVTPFSGAVLVYSPISKQAKLWPFGYRSFPGFTISPDNSLIQSSAGQRVDRSDVGVLYQNVKLLQDRGRTDLVAVEAINGQDSLHISVEGDQGFTVGTVARYQLWLDQTTGFPLKVLSQDARGQPIETVEMEGLKIDPEFPVDFFSQ; via the coding sequence ATGTATCCATGGACGGTATTGACCGTGGCTCTGTTAATCAATGATACCGTCGCTGACACCGCGAATCCGATTGATGCTGCAATCGATATTTATCGCAACACTATAGCCTATCAGGTCACGCTGAGATCAATCAGCCGCGGCAAAACTGAAATCATACGATATTATTTCAAGAAACCCGGCTATGTCCGAATGGAGTTTGTAACGCCGTTCAGTGGGGCGGTGTTGGTTTATAGCCCGATTTCCAAGCAGGCGAAACTATGGCCGTTCGGTTACCGGAGTTTCCCCGGGTTTACTATTAGCCCGGACAATAGTCTGATTCAAAGCTCAGCGGGACAGCGAGTCGACCGTTCTGACGTTGGCGTTTTATATCAAAATGTTAAGCTGTTGCAGGACCGTGGGCGAACCGATCTTGTTGCAGTGGAAGCTATAAATGGACAAGATTCACTGCACATTTCGGTTGAGGGTGATCAGGGGTTTACTGTCGGTACCGTTGCGCGTTATCAGCTATGGTTGGATCAGACGACGGGATTTCCGCTCAAGGTATTAAGTCAAGATGCGCGCGGTCAGCCGATTGAGACGGTCGAGATGGAAGGATTGAAGATTGATCCTGAATTCCCCGTCGATTTTTTCAGTCAGTAA
- the glgP gene encoding alpha-glucan family phosphorylase has product MEMGLEESIPTYAGGLGVLAGDTVRAAADIEISMVAMTLLHRKGYFQQHLDATGMQREEPVIWPVADLLQRVNAECTVEIEGRIVQLQTWKYEVKGINGFSVPVYFLDASHEKNAEQDRVLTDYLYGGDERYRLCQEIILGIGGVRMLRALGYHDIKRYHMNEGHAALLTLELAYELAHQAWNLAYEPIQQIVTQELVQLIKPKCVFTTHTPVPAGHDKFHLDLVHSVLTGYHGAFAEREKEFCPECVLDMTALALDHSHYINGVAKRHSKVTRQMFSEYIIDSITNGVHAATWTSPSMADIFDHRIPGWREDHSSLRYALNIPKNEIWQAHRSSKRAMIDQLNKLTGSHFDPDVFTLGFARRAAVYKRADLLFSDITRLEELSINVSPIQIIYAGKAHPRDQTAKELIQNLVQMGKSISGRIEFIYLENYGINIAKSLTAGVDLWLNTPQPPLEASGTSGMKAALNGVPSLSILDGWWIEGCIEGVTGWAIGKDDGALSGRSHPAEDARSLYNKLEMIILPMFYHEQDHYADIMRNAIALNGSFFNTERMLNQYIAKAYFK; this is encoded by the coding sequence ATGGAAATGGGCCTGGAAGAGTCCATCCCCACCTATGCTGGCGGTCTCGGCGTCCTCGCTGGCGACACCGTGCGCGCCGCAGCGGATATAGAAATCTCCATGGTGGCGATGACGCTGTTGCATCGCAAGGGATATTTCCAACAACATCTGGATGCCACGGGCATGCAACGCGAAGAACCTGTCATCTGGCCTGTCGCAGATCTGCTGCAACGTGTAAATGCCGAGTGTACGGTTGAAATCGAAGGCCGGATCGTACAGCTACAAACCTGGAAATATGAGGTCAAAGGCATCAATGGTTTTTCTGTTCCAGTCTATTTTCTCGATGCCTCACATGAGAAAAATGCCGAGCAAGATCGCGTGCTCACAGATTATCTTTATGGCGGCGATGAGCGTTATCGGTTATGCCAGGAAATTATTCTAGGTATCGGCGGTGTAAGAATGCTGCGCGCCCTGGGTTATCACGATATTAAGCGCTACCACATGAATGAGGGGCATGCCGCTCTGCTCACCTTAGAGCTTGCCTACGAACTGGCGCATCAGGCATGGAACCTGGCTTATGAACCTATCCAACAAATCGTCACTCAAGAACTAGTGCAATTGATTAAGCCAAAATGTGTGTTCACCACCCATACACCCGTGCCCGCGGGGCATGACAAATTTCATTTGGACTTGGTACATAGTGTGCTCACCGGCTATCACGGCGCGTTCGCTGAGCGAGAAAAGGAATTCTGTCCCGAATGTGTACTCGATATGACGGCGCTCGCCCTCGACCACAGCCACTATATCAATGGTGTGGCCAAACGCCACAGCAAAGTCACGCGCCAAATGTTTTCGGAATATATAATTGATTCCATTACCAATGGCGTACACGCCGCCACATGGACATCACCATCCATGGCTGATATTTTTGACCACCGCATCCCCGGCTGGCGCGAAGACCACTCCAGTCTGCGTTATGCCCTTAACATTCCCAAGAACGAGATATGGCAGGCGCATCGATCCTCCAAACGTGCCATGATCGACCAGCTCAACAAACTTACCGGAAGTCATTTCGATCCCGATGTCTTCACCTTGGGTTTTGCCAGGCGCGCGGCCGTTTATAAACGCGCTGATCTACTATTCTCGGACATAACACGGCTTGAGGAACTCAGCATAAACGTAAGTCCGATACAAATCATCTATGCGGGCAAAGCCCATCCGCGTGATCAAACAGCCAAAGAGCTAATTCAGAACCTCGTACAAATGGGCAAATCCATATCAGGAAGGATCGAATTTATCTATCTGGAAAATTATGGCATCAATATAGCCAAATCGCTGACGGCCGGTGTCGATCTTTGGCTCAATACCCCTCAACCACCACTCGAAGCCTCCGGCACGAGCGGCATGAAGGCGGCGCTTAATGGCGTACCCTCGTTAAGTATTTTGGATGGCTGGTGGATTGAAGGCTGCATCGAAGGCGTCACAGGCTGGGCGATCGGCAAGGACGATGGAGCACTCAGCGGGCGCAGCCATCCTGCGGAAGATGCCCGTTCACTCTACAACAAACTGGAAATGATTATCCTGCCCATGTTCTACCATGAGCAGGATCACTATGCCGATATTATGCGCAATGCCATCGCTCTCAACGGTTCCTTCTTCAACACCGAACGCATGCTGAATCAATATATCGCCAAGGCGTATTTCAAATAG
- a CDS encoding group 1 truncated hemoglobin → MKQSLFEAVGGFPTLRKVHKIFYDKIYAHPWIGQFFIGHDQVAIENRQTYFMAIKMGGPDQYMGKEPLMAHRQMYITDDLFDLRTELLRESLAEAGVPDALAERWIRIDGAFRRQIVKDSIEDFYRNTFAYEQRVIVPKPDANN, encoded by the coding sequence ATGAAGCAGAGTTTGTTCGAGGCGGTAGGTGGGTTTCCCACCTTGCGGAAGGTGCATAAAATCTTTTATGACAAGATCTATGCTCATCCTTGGATCGGCCAATTTTTCATTGGCCATGATCAGGTGGCCATAGAAAATCGGCAGACCTATTTTATGGCTATAAAAATGGGTGGCCCGGATCAATACATGGGTAAGGAGCCGCTGATGGCACATCGGCAGATGTATATCACCGATGATCTGTTTGATCTGCGTACTGAGTTGCTGCGTGAATCTTTGGCTGAGGCTGGTGTGCCTGACGCGCTAGCTGAGCGTTGGATCAGGATCGACGGTGCCTTTCGGCGGCAGATTGTTAAGGATTCGATTGAGGATTTTTATCGAAATACCTTCGCGTATGAGCAGCGTGTGATAGTACCGAAACCCGACGCTAATAATTAG
- a CDS encoding TRAP transporter large permease — MSFFVTGLIVLALLGTPLFVVIAASALLGFYQSEIDLSVVAIEIYRLAEMPVLIAIPLFTFAGYLLSESGAPGRLVKLTQAFLGWMPGGLAFVALVACALFTAFTGASGVTIIALGALLYPALLKAGYKENFSLGLITTSGSLGVLFAPSLPLILYGIVAQQMGIGESFTIDELFLAGLLPGILMILMLGAWSLWQGRSLPTHLATWNEVKETVREAIWEIPLPFIVLGGIYSGYFAVSEAAAVTALYVLIVECLIYREIGIRQLPKIMRDSMILVGAVLVILGASLASTNYIIDAEVPTKLFDTIKHYIHNPLTFLLVLNIFLLVLGTLLDIFSAIVIMVPLLLPVAIGYGIDPVHLGIIFLANMQIGYFTPPVGMNLFIASYRFNKPILQLCRATLPFFAILLTAVLIITYWPALSLTLPGRL; from the coding sequence ATGAGTTTCTTTGTCACTGGGTTGATTGTGCTTGCCTTGCTCGGCACCCCGCTATTCGTAGTCATTGCCGCGTCAGCATTGCTTGGATTCTATCAATCCGAGATTGATCTTTCGGTGGTTGCGATCGAGATATATCGCCTGGCGGAAATGCCAGTGCTAATTGCAATCCCACTCTTCACGTTTGCCGGTTATTTATTGAGCGAAAGCGGCGCGCCTGGTCGCCTGGTAAAACTGACCCAGGCTTTTCTTGGTTGGATGCCCGGTGGCCTTGCCTTTGTCGCACTGGTGGCCTGTGCATTATTCACCGCCTTTACCGGCGCCTCCGGCGTCACTATCATTGCTCTCGGCGCCCTGTTGTATCCCGCGTTGCTCAAAGCCGGATACAAAGAAAACTTCAGCCTTGGTTTAATTACCACTTCTGGAAGTCTGGGCGTTTTATTCGCACCCTCGCTGCCACTTATACTCTATGGCATTGTCGCACAACAAATGGGGATCGGCGAGTCGTTCACCATTGATGAACTTTTTCTCGCCGGCTTACTTCCGGGAATATTAATGATCCTGATGCTGGGCGCCTGGAGTTTATGGCAGGGACGCAGCCTGCCCACGCATTTGGCTACCTGGAATGAAGTAAAGGAAACGGTAAGAGAAGCGATCTGGGAAATCCCACTCCCCTTCATCGTCCTCGGCGGAATATACAGCGGCTACTTCGCGGTATCAGAAGCCGCAGCCGTCACTGCGCTCTATGTCCTGATTGTGGAATGTTTGATCTACCGCGAGATCGGCATCCGCCAGCTACCTAAAATCATGCGCGATTCAATGATCCTGGTCGGTGCGGTACTGGTGATTCTCGGCGCATCACTCGCTTCGACCAACTACATCATCGACGCCGAAGTGCCAACCAAGCTCTTTGATACCATTAAGCACTATATCCATAACCCTTTGACCTTCCTGCTGGTGCTGAACATATTTTTGCTGGTACTCGGCACCCTGCTGGATATTTTCTCCGCAATCGTCATCATGGTCCCACTGTTATTGCCGGTGGCCATTGGCTATGGGATTGATCCAGTCCATCTCGGCATTATCTTCCTGGCCAACATGCAGATTGGCTATTTCACACCACCGGTGGGCATGAATCTGTTCATTGCCAGTTATCGCTTTAATAAACCAATCTTGCAGCTTTGCCGGGCCACATTGCCATTTTTTGCAATATTGCTGACGGCCGTTCTGATCATCACCTATTGGCCAGCGCTGTCACTGACATTACCTGGCCGCTTGTAA